A genomic window from Desulfovibrio porci includes:
- a CDS encoding glycosyltransferase family 4 protein, translating into MKTLAIDCRMARMSGIGVYLRNVAPRCMAAMPDVRFRLLGFDGSFQPPEDCRWESVPFAAPIYSLTEQMRILPLLKDCDALWTPHYPIPILASPPLVATVHDTAHLALRDLFSGMRRAYAALMFQAVRFKAAEILCVSEFTRQEFLRRVGKPKGRMTTAHNGVDDVWLRPVPEQRKEPPYFLAVGNIKPHKNAHLLCRAFAAIAGACAADLIFVGESRFRTNEISIESLMAMCPGRITFTGNIPQEELIARMAGATALVFPSCYEGFGLPPLEALALGVPVIASDIPATREVCGEHAAYFPRNDAGRLGELMLSALESTPEERRAAGERGRDWARNFSWEKSAAITAEVLRRVLKK; encoded by the coding sequence GTGAAAACGCTTGCCATTGATTGCCGGATGGCCCGCATGTCCGGGATCGGCGTATACTTGCGCAACGTGGCGCCTCGTTGCATGGCCGCGATGCCGGACGTGCGTTTTCGTCTGCTCGGCTTTGACGGAAGTTTTCAGCCCCCGGAAGACTGCCGCTGGGAGTCCGTGCCGTTTGCCGCCCCCATTTACAGCCTGACGGAGCAAATGCGCATTCTGCCGCTGTTGAAAGACTGCGACGCATTATGGACGCCGCACTATCCCATCCCCATCCTCGCCTCTCCGCCGCTTGTGGCAACCGTGCATGATACCGCGCATCTGGCGTTGCGCGATCTGTTTTCCGGAATGCGCCGCGCGTATGCCGCCCTGATGTTTCAGGCCGTGCGCTTCAAGGCGGCGGAAATCCTCTGCGTCTCAGAATTTACCCGACAAGAATTTCTGCGGCGTGTGGGCAAACCCAAAGGCCGGATGACAACGGCTCATAATGGCGTGGATGACGTCTGGCTGCGTCCTGTTCCAGAACAACGGAAGGAACCGCCTTACTTTCTGGCGGTGGGCAATATCAAGCCGCACAAAAATGCCCATCTGCTTTGCCGCGCTTTTGCCGCCATCGCCGGGGCTTGTGCCGCCGACCTGATCTTTGTGGGCGAAAGCCGCTTCCGCACAAACGAAATCTCCATAGAAAGCCTGATGGCCATGTGCCCCGGCAGAATCACCTTTACAGGCAACATACCACAGGAAGAACTCATCGCGCGCATGGCGGGCGCGACGGCCCTTGTATTTCCCTCCTGCTATGAAGGCTTCGGACTTCCCCCGCTGGAGGCCCTCGCCCTCGGCGTGCCCGTCATCGCCTCGGATATCCCGGCCACGCGCGAGGTCTGCGGAGAACATGCGGCCTATTTCCCTCGTAATGATGCCGGACGACTGGGGGAGCTTATGCTGTCGGCCTTAGAGAGCACGCCCGAAGAACGGCGCGCGGCGGGAGAGCGCGGTCGCGACTGGGCCCGGAACTTCAGTTGGGAGAAGAGCGCCGCCATAACCGCCGAGGTGTTGCGCCGGGTCTTGAAAAAATAA
- a CDS encoding TetR/AcrR family transcriptional regulator yields MKQTAKKYGPHGRPPAGKNGDKREHILDSALNLFAGQGIAGTTIAQVAKAAGVTPAMVHYYFTNREGLLDAIVAERLAPVIAYIWADISEKTLNDPRRVVTELVDRLLETVGRMPQLPFLWSREVLHAGGLLRRRVMSLIPVERFETLSRYLSGAQREGLLNARAAPALVFISVLGVIMLPLAAQDILGRTSAGSALNRETLRRHVLALLLDGLCPQPEPEAKP; encoded by the coding sequence ATGAAGCAGACAGCAAAAAAATACGGCCCGCACGGACGGCCTCCGGCGGGCAAAAACGGCGACAAACGGGAGCATATCCTGGACAGCGCCCTGAATCTTTTTGCCGGACAGGGCATAGCCGGAACGACCATCGCCCAGGTGGCCAAGGCCGCCGGGGTCACCCCGGCCATGGTCCATTACTACTTCACCAACCGCGAAGGCCTGCTGGACGCTATTGTCGCCGAGCGTCTGGCCCCGGTCATCGCCTACATCTGGGCGGACATTTCGGAAAAAACCCTCAATGATCCGCGCCGCGTGGTGACGGAACTTGTGGACCGTCTGCTGGAAACCGTGGGGCGCATGCCCCAACTGCCCTTTCTCTGGAGCCGTGAAGTCCTGCATGCCGGAGGCTTGCTGCGCCGACGGGTCATGTCCCTCATTCCGGTGGAGCGCTTTGAAACATTGAGCCGCTATCTTTCCGGCGCGCAACGCGAGGGTCTGCTCAATGCCCGGGCCGCCCCCGCCCTGGTGTTCATTTCCGTCTTGGGCGTGATCATGCTGCCCCTTGCCGCGCAGGATATTCTCGGCAGGACGTCGGCCGGCTCCGCCCTGAACCGGGAGACGCTCAGACGGCACGTTCTCGCCCTGCTGCTGGACGGCCTGTGCCCGCAGCCGGAACCGGAGGCAAAACCATGA
- a CDS encoding translocation/assembly module TamB domain-containing protein, which translates to MARINEEQHTVREAGTSRPPRSGRSGRWTRWLRRILAGLLGLLLAASAGLVWVLRSDSGQAWLLETVNATLESSLRESGLRARLTRLSGPLPFACSFGLEVADAHGVWLTAPENSFDWDWRALPGTVRITAVRSVNPALTRLPDLPPGPESAPQPPLTVEFLRLMLGDATRALNDLPGWLPAVRLDTLALENALLPPELLGGAAVPTPEDKAAPSGPQPLRADLEAGLAADGNGAQAHARARLSGAKAAPFSLSVLDCAAAEASLEIQAGPAKTADQGAGFSVSSRLDALLRNPALNVDGLPPDLLGSEARLSLGLEGGVAAPESGPASSAHLALTGLNLAAGRLTATGQGQWQSGGSDWPDGPLDLNLAVNLQGPAKEALPVAGAEDMLAMLRAPVSFSVSAKGALLRPDVEVRLACADIQNGGHVLKDTLLSLTGAPLTWSGALGLDGAREEARLLLDLRARLDQRPLSLSTELFYGADAKQGLEGGPTNVSETVSAGLRKLRLSAAGLEGAGDVTALLAPGGLPTLNGKIGLRVTDWQALSAFVPGRRLDGEAALDLELRADSGAQQALARWKIPRFSLSPVQGQGDALHVHGLDGELRLTDLFGQAALTARLDLAGLDRGDLRLAARASAKGPLQGPLDLSLESTGGVASHLNIQWRPGQILLQSLDLHLNGLKDGRSGTGRSLGLRAARQAEIRYGETGLAVSGLDLALSPSGRLQAQGALAPEKLDLRVTLEGLALEPWRALAPALPLGTAEARVRLSGSPARPGGDFRLGVRRLRVSGSPLAPLDVALAGGIEHGGAGSALTARLELDPQAVKALGGSEARLNLRLPLLFGPDGLPKPAPQGRLAGQVRWEGAVGPVWSLLPLADRRLNGRISLNLDLGGTLSAPRVTGGLRVNKARYEDLLLGVLLTDINLRLDLDGKQAAARTGKEDVRHAGAGETDAAGGGSPLTGSMRLELTAADGLGGSLRLAGGGGLDGRHLDLRAALDHLRPLRRRDLRINLSGQAQVTGSATAPDVRGEIVINQGALLLNNLAVGGSITTLPIEEAAATPQAVANAAPPAAPAAAPAEVEGSLNLRIRAPGRFMVEGHGLTSEWQANLLVGGSPAAPVITGELRALKGNFDFLTKNFSLTRGVITFGGGSLSNPLLDIVLTNETPNLTAHISITGTVSKMKLSLSSEPSLPRDEILSQILFGRSTNELGRLEALQLAGAVAQLAGFGSGGGGMFDFTRKALGVDVLRLGTSPTGAAGEPGDQTAGGTTLEMGKYIGDLIYVGVQQGMKPDSTAFIIQLELTPRINLELRTEQQDTWGGVRWKYNY; encoded by the coding sequence ATGGCGCGGATAAACGAAGAACAGCATACGGTCCGGGAGGCGGGAACGTCGCGGCCCCCGCGCTCCGGACGCTCCGGAAGGTGGACCCGCTGGTTGCGGCGCATTCTGGCGGGCCTGCTGGGCCTGTTGCTGGCCGCGTCGGCCGGTCTGGTCTGGGTGCTGCGCAGCGATAGCGGCCAGGCCTGGCTGCTGGAAACCGTCAACGCCACGCTGGAAAGCTCCCTGCGGGAGAGCGGCCTGCGCGCGCGTCTGACCCGTCTGTCCGGTCCGCTGCCCTTTGCCTGCTCCTTCGGCCTGGAAGTCGCCGACGCCCACGGCGTCTGGCTGACCGCCCCGGAAAACAGCTTTGACTGGGATTGGCGCGCTCTGCCCGGCACCGTGCGTATTACGGCCGTCCGCAGCGTCAATCCGGCGCTGACCCGTCTGCCCGATCTGCCTCCCGGTCCGGAGTCCGCCCCGCAACCTCCGTTGACCGTGGAGTTCCTGCGCCTGATGCTGGGCGACGCGACGCGCGCCCTGAATGATCTGCCCGGCTGGCTTCCGGCCGTGCGTCTGGATACGCTGGCGCTGGAAAACGCGCTGCTGCCGCCGGAACTGCTGGGCGGCGCGGCTGTCCCGACGCCGGAGGACAAGGCCGCGCCCTCCGGGCCACAGCCCCTGCGGGCCGACCTGGAGGCCGGGCTGGCGGCTGACGGCAACGGCGCGCAAGCGCACGCGCGGGCGCGGCTGTCCGGCGCGAAGGCGGCCCCGTTCTCGCTGTCCGTCCTGGATTGCGCGGCGGCGGAAGCCAGCCTGGAAATCCAGGCCGGTCCGGCGAAAACGGCGGACCAAGGCGCCGGTTTTTCTGTAAGCAGCCGTCTGGACGCGCTTTTGCGGAACCCCGCGCTCAATGTGGACGGCCTGCCCCCTGATCTGCTGGGTTCCGAAGCCCGCCTGAGTCTCGGTCTGGAAGGCGGCGTGGCCGCACCGGAGAGCGGGCCCGCATCTTCGGCGCATCTGGCCCTGACCGGCCTGAATCTGGCGGCGGGCCGTCTGACGGCCACGGGACAGGGGCAGTGGCAAAGCGGCGGCAGCGATTGGCCTGACGGCCCTCTGGACCTGAATCTGGCCGTCAATCTGCAGGGCCCGGCAAAGGAAGCCCTCCCCGTCGCGGGCGCTGAGGACATGCTGGCCATGCTGCGCGCGCCTGTGTCCTTTAGTGTGAGCGCCAAAGGCGCGCTCCTGCGGCCCGACGTGGAAGTGCGTCTGGCTTGCGCGGACATTCAGAACGGCGGCCATGTCCTCAAGGATACGCTGCTGTCGCTCACGGGCGCGCCTCTGACCTGGAGCGGGGCGCTGGGCCTGGACGGCGCGCGCGAGGAGGCCCGTCTGCTTCTGGACCTGCGCGCCCGACTGGATCAGCGGCCCCTCAGTCTGAGCACGGAGCTTTTTTACGGGGCGGACGCAAAACAGGGATTGGAAGGCGGCCCGACAAACGTGTCTGAGACTGTTTCCGCCGGTCTGCGCAAGCTGCGCCTGAGTGCGGCGGGTCTGGAAGGCGCGGGCGATGTGACGGCTTTGCTCGCGCCGGGCGGGTTGCCCACCCTGAACGGCAAAATAGGACTGCGCGTGACGGACTGGCAGGCTCTGTCCGCTTTTGTGCCGGGCCGGCGCCTGGACGGCGAGGCCGCGCTGGATCTGGAACTGCGTGCAGACTCCGGCGCGCAGCAGGCCCTGGCGCGCTGGAAAATTCCCCGTTTCAGCCTCAGTCCCGTTCAGGGGCAGGGCGACGCGCTGCACGTGCACGGTCTGGACGGTGAACTGCGGCTTACGGATCTTTTCGGCCAGGCGGCCCTCACGGCGCGGCTGGATCTCGCCGGTCTGGACCGGGGCGACCTGCGTCTGGCGGCGCGGGCGTCGGCCAAGGGGCCCTTGCAGGGGCCGCTGGACCTCAGTCTGGAAAGCACGGGCGGCGTGGCCAGTCATCTCAACATCCAGTGGCGGCCCGGCCAGATTCTGCTGCAAAGCCTGGATCTGCATTTGAACGGCCTCAAGGACGGGCGGAGCGGTACAGGGCGCTCTCTGGGCCTGCGCGCCGCGCGTCAGGCGGAAATCCGTTACGGCGAGACCGGACTGGCCGTCTCCGGTCTGGACCTGGCCTTGTCTCCCTCGGGCAGGTTGCAGGCGCAAGGCGCGCTTGCACCGGAAAAACTGGATTTGCGGGTTACGCTGGAGGGTCTGGCCCTGGAGCCCTGGCGCGCTCTGGCGCCCGCCCTGCCTCTGGGCACGGCCGAGGCCCGCGTGCGCCTCAGCGGCAGCCCGGCCCGGCCCGGCGGGGACTTCCGGCTGGGCGTGCGGCGTCTGCGCGTCTCGGGCAGTCCGTTGGCTCCGCTGGATGTGGCTCTGGCGGGCGGCATTGAGCACGGCGGCGCGGGCAGCGCGCTGACGGCCCGCCTGGAATTGGACCCCCAGGCAGTGAAGGCTTTGGGCGGCAGCGAGGCCCGCCTCAATCTGCGCCTGCCCCTGCTCTTCGGCCCGGACGGCCTGCCCAAACCCGCCCCGCAGGGGCGACTGGCGGGACAGGTGCGCTGGGAAGGAGCCGTGGGGCCTGTCTGGAGCCTGCTGCCCCTGGCGGACCGCCGTCTCAACGGCCGGATATCCCTGAATCTGGACCTTGGCGGCACCCTGTCCGCGCCGCGCGTGACCGGCGGCCTGCGCGTGAACAAGGCCCGCTACGAGGATTTGCTGCTGGGCGTACTGCTCACGGACATCAATCTGCGTCTGGATCTGGACGGGAAACAGGCTGCGGCCAGAACCGGAAAAGAGGACGTCCGGCACGCTGGAGCGGGGGAGACGGACGCGGCAGGCGGGGGCAGCCCCCTGACCGGAAGCATGCGTCTGGAACTCACCGCCGCCGACGGCCTGGGCGGCAGCCTGCGTCTGGCGGGCGGCGGCGGTCTGGACGGCCGCCACCTGGACCTGCGGGCCGCTCTGGACCATCTGCGACCCCTGCGCCGCCGGGATCTGCGCATCAATCTTTCCGGCCAGGCGCAGGTGACGGGCAGCGCCACCGCGCCGGACGTGCGCGGCGAAATCGTCATCAATCAGGGCGCTCTCCTGCTCAACAATCTGGCCGTGGGCGGCAGCATCACCACGTTGCCCATTGAGGAGGCCGCCGCAACGCCGCAAGCCGTGGCGAATGCCGCGCCCCCCGCCGCTCCGGCGGCCGCGCCCGCCGAAGTCGAGGGTTCCCTGAATCTGCGCATCCGCGCGCCGGGACGCTTTATGGTCGAAGGCCACGGCCTGACCAGCGAATGGCAGGCCAATCTGCTGGTCGGCGGCAGTCCGGCAGCGCCCGTGATTACCGGGGAACTGCGCGCTCTGAAGGGCAATTTCGATTTTCTGACCAAGAATTTCTCGCTCACGCGCGGGGTGATCACCTTTGGCGGCGGCTCGCTGAGCAATCCGCTGCTGGATATCGTGCTGACCAATGAAACGCCGAACCTCACGGCGCATATCAGCATCACCGGCACCGTGAGCAAGATGAAGCTCAGCCTGAGCAGTGAACCCAGCCTGCCCAGGGATGAAATCCTTTCCCAGATTCTCTTCGGCCGCAGCACCAATGAACTGGGCCGCCTGGAAGCCCTGCAACTGGCCGGGGCCGTGGCCCAGCTGGCCGGTTTCGGCTCGGGCGGGGGCGGCATGTTCGACTTCACCCGCAAGGCTCTGGGCGTGGACGTGCTGCGGCTGGGAACGTCGCCCACCGGGGCCGCCGGAGAGCCCGGAGACCAGACCGCCGGAGGCACCACCCTGGAAATGGGCAAGTATATCGGCGACCTGATCTACGTGGGCGTGCAGCAGGGCATGAAGCCGGACAGCACGGCTTTCATCATCCAGCTGGAATTGACCCCGCGCATCAATCTGGAACTCCGCACCGAGCAGCAGGACACCTGGGGCGGCGTGCGCTGGAAATACAATTACTGA
- the thiM gene encoding hydroxyethylthiazole kinase: MENFTEILGATRQATPLVHFITNYVTVNDCANITLAAGGSPIMADDAREAGQIAGLCSALVLNIGTLSERTVRAMLLAGQTANLLGRPVILDPVGAGASDFRNDTALRLLREVRCAVIKGNNAEISFLAGGLAAARGVDAGPENLVTEENLAESARRAQQLAALTGAVIVISGPIDIVADSREAWAVRNGHPLMARITGTGCMSAAVTGAFLGANPYAPLQACVCAMAGMGVCGELAHEKLLAVGGGNGTYRMLLLDAMSRLDEATLNARARVDGFRLSPHSSPCCNAAFFHTAALQSKN; the protein is encoded by the coding sequence ATGGAGAACTTCACGGAAATTTTGGGCGCCACGCGGCAAGCAACACCGCTCGTGCATTTCATCACAAACTACGTCACCGTCAACGACTGCGCCAACATCACCCTGGCCGCCGGAGGTTCGCCCATCATGGCCGACGACGCCAGGGAGGCCGGGCAGATCGCGGGCCTCTGCTCGGCTCTGGTGCTGAATATCGGCACCCTCAGCGAGCGCACGGTGCGGGCCATGCTCCTCGCCGGTCAGACAGCCAACCTTCTGGGCCGCCCCGTGATTCTTGACCCTGTGGGCGCGGGCGCCTCCGATTTCCGCAACGACACGGCCCTGCGCCTGTTGCGCGAGGTCCGCTGCGCTGTCATCAAAGGCAACAACGCCGAGATCAGTTTCCTGGCGGGCGGTCTGGCCGCCGCCAGAGGCGTGGATGCCGGTCCGGAAAACCTGGTCACGGAGGAAAATCTGGCGGAAAGCGCCCGTCGCGCGCAACAGCTGGCCGCGCTGACCGGCGCGGTCATCGTGATCAGCGGTCCCATCGACATTGTGGCGGACAGCCGGGAAGCCTGGGCCGTGCGCAACGGGCATCCCCTGATGGCGCGCATCACGGGCACGGGCTGCATGTCCGCGGCCGTGACCGGCGCGTTTCTGGGCGCGAATCCCTACGCGCCCCTGCAAGCCTGCGTCTGCGCCATGGCGGGCATGGGCGTCTGCGGGGAACTGGCCCATGAAAAACTGCTGGCCGTGGGCGGCGGCAACGGCACCTATCGTATGCTGCTGCTGGACGCCATGAGCCGACTGGATGAAGCCACGTTGAACGCGCGGGCCAGGGTGGACGGCTTTAGGCTCAGTCCTCATTCATCCCCCTGCTGCAACGCCGCCTTTTTCCATACAGCGGCGTTGCAAAGCAAAAATTGA
- a CDS encoding glycosyltransferase family protein, giving the protein MTFSAADLHAARCAVVLVHYNSARDALACLRALNALTARPACVIIADNASRPAERKALLEGWQALRRADGCEPPAFLHSGQTPPGTDALFLALPENSGFAGGNNAALRLLLATPAFDGVEAFWLLNTDTEPAPGALDALCARLNARPDAGLCGSTLCYAHAPDVVQAAGGCTLCPLTGRTSFLMGGAARSQALAADPAAVEARMACLVGASVLVRRRVLRTVGLLPEAYFLYYEDAAFGIEARRAGFSPAWAPRSLVIHKEGGSTGARGGGHASSKPARSRLMDYLAIRNRIYLIRSYYPGFLPTALASLAGVALNRLRRGQTDRLSLIFRAAWHGLRGRMGRPDNRNLS; this is encoded by the coding sequence GTGACGTTCTCTGCTGCCGACTTGCATGCCGCCCGTTGCGCCGTGGTTCTTGTGCATTACAATTCCGCGCGCGACGCCCTGGCCTGCCTGCGTGCCCTGAATGCCCTGACCGCCCGGCCCGCCTGCGTGATCATCGCCGACAACGCCTCCCGTCCCGCTGAACGCAAGGCCCTGCTGGAAGGCTGGCAAGCGTTGCGGCGCGCGGACGGATGTGAGCCTCCCGCCTTTCTGCATTCCGGCCAGACGCCTCCCGGGACGGATGCGCTGTTTCTGGCGCTGCCCGAGAACAGCGGCTTCGCGGGGGGCAACAATGCGGCATTGCGCCTTTTGCTGGCAACGCCCGCCTTTGACGGCGTAGAGGCTTTCTGGCTGCTGAATACGGATACGGAACCGGCCCCCGGCGCGCTGGACGCCCTGTGCGCGCGCCTCAACGCGCGACCGGATGCCGGACTGTGCGGCTCGACGCTGTGCTACGCCCACGCGCCGGATGTGGTGCAGGCTGCGGGCGGCTGTACGCTTTGCCCGCTGACCGGCCGCACATCCTTCCTGATGGGCGGTGCGGCCCGGTCCCAGGCGCTGGCGGCGGATCCCGCCGCCGTGGAAGCGCGCATGGCCTGTCTCGTCGGCGCTTCAGTGCTGGTGCGGCGGCGTGTCCTGCGCACGGTCGGCCTGCTGCCGGAAGCCTATTTTCTGTATTATGAGGATGCCGCCTTCGGCATTGAGGCGCGCCGCGCGGGCTTCTCACCGGCCTGGGCGCCCCGAAGCCTTGTCATCCACAAAGAAGGCGGCAGCACAGGCGCGCGCGGCGGCGGACATGCCTCATCAAAACCCGCGCGCAGCCGCCTGATGGACTATCTTGCCATACGGAACAGAATATACCTCATCCGCAGCTATTATCCGGGCTTTCTGCCCACAGCCCTGGCAAGCCTGGCCGGGGTGGCGCTCAACCGCCTGCGCCGGGGCCAGACCGACCGGCTGTCGCTGATCTTTCGGGCCGCCTGGCACGGCCTGCGCGGCCGCATGGGCCGACCGGACAACCGGAATCTTTCCTGA
- a CDS encoding autotransporter assembly complex protein TamA produces the protein MFSFFRFFHAVSGRRCVGSTFRSFFLPLSPSAARAFLLAALFMLPGLGGCGLLAKGGDAGPQAADAQQAETGGEADPAWQGTPIPYTLRIEVRDKSSDENGLEGKMKDASQLAQLAKEPPDSLLALERRARADTESALKLLHSQCYYDGKASFSLDEAVSPVRVTLLLEPGPRYSLGRADVRYDPAPEVPESFKNRSRETGFWGLERETLPPPSFPPVLPGVTVGRPVTADAMLAAVEALPERLRREGYPLAKVADARYSLNHEARTLNADILVRPGPPALMGTIRVQGAKEVNAEYLQRLTPWTPGEEPWDSELLEDYANTLRGLGLFRSVEAAPAEADLEKSGGEGGAAVLPADITVAEAPFRSISGSARYDTDTGLGLEGAWEHRNLFHNGEKLTVTAPLATEIQGIKAAFEKPAFLVREQRLLASASALREDTSAYRKMAGNASAGLDRRLARQWWGGISLFVESGSLKDNENSEHPYGVVSPRANLRRDSRNNVLNPSSGSEVEIKLTPFTGFYQESFSAMAGSVAASVYYAPLRDKAGRPDDRLVLAGRVEGGAMAGSALRNIPSSMRYYAGGAGSVRGYAYQALGPRDNEDDPLGGRSYQIVNLEARFKITENIGLVPFLDGGMVYTDEFPRIIGDMDWGAGLGLRYYTPIGPVRLDVAAPLRRIDGDPPVQVYISIGQSF, from the coding sequence GTGTTCTCTTTTTTCCGCTTTTTCCATGCCGTCAGCGGGCGGCGTTGCGTCGGGAGCACCTTCCGCTCTTTCTTCCTCCCTCTGTCCCCGTCTGCGGCGCGGGCTTTTCTGCTGGCGGCCCTGTTCATGCTGCCGGGGCTGGGCGGCTGTGGTCTGCTGGCCAAGGGCGGCGACGCCGGTCCGCAGGCGGCGGACGCCCAACAGGCGGAAACAGGCGGCGAAGCGGATCCGGCCTGGCAGGGCACGCCCATACCCTATACCCTGCGCATTGAAGTCCGTGACAAATCGTCCGACGAGAATGGGCTGGAGGGCAAGATGAAGGACGCCAGCCAGCTCGCCCAGCTTGCCAAAGAACCGCCGGACAGCCTGCTGGCCCTGGAACGCCGGGCCCGCGCCGATACGGAAAGCGCGTTGAAACTGCTGCATTCTCAATGTTACTATGACGGCAAGGCCTCTTTCAGCCTGGATGAGGCCGTCTCGCCGGTACGCGTGACCCTGCTGCTGGAGCCGGGCCCGCGTTACAGTCTGGGCCGGGCCGACGTGCGTTACGATCCCGCGCCCGAGGTGCCGGAGTCCTTCAAAAACCGCAGCCGCGAGACGGGCTTCTGGGGCCTGGAGCGGGAGACGTTGCCGCCGCCGTCCTTTCCGCCCGTGCTGCCCGGCGTGACGGTGGGGCGGCCGGTGACCGCCGACGCCATGCTGGCCGCCGTGGAGGCTTTGCCGGAACGGTTGCGCCGTGAGGGCTATCCCCTGGCCAAGGTGGCCGACGCCCGGTACAGCCTGAACCATGAAGCGCGTACCCTCAATGCCGACATCCTGGTGCGGCCCGGCCCGCCCGCGCTTATGGGGACCATCCGGGTGCAAGGCGCAAAGGAAGTCAATGCCGAATATCTGCAACGCCTGACTCCCTGGACGCCGGGCGAGGAACCGTGGGACAGCGAACTGCTGGAGGATTACGCCAACACCCTGCGCGGTTTGGGCCTGTTCCGCTCCGTGGAGGCGGCCCCGGCTGAGGCTGATCTGGAAAAGAGCGGCGGAGAGGGCGGCGCGGCCGTGCTGCCCGCGGACATCACCGTGGCCGAAGCGCCTTTCCGCTCCATCAGCGGCAGCGCCCGCTATGATACGGACACGGGTCTGGGCCTGGAAGGGGCCTGGGAACACCGCAATCTTTTCCACAACGGCGAAAAGCTGACGGTCACAGCCCCTCTGGCCACGGAAATCCAGGGCATCAAGGCGGCCTTTGAAAAACCGGCTTTTCTGGTGCGGGAGCAGCGCCTGCTGGCCTCGGCCTCGGCCCTGCGCGAGGATACCAGCGCCTACCGCAAAATGGCCGGCAACGCCTCGGCGGGTCTGGACCGGCGGCTTGCCCGCCAGTGGTGGGGCGGCATCAGCCTGTTCGTGGAAAGCGGTTCCCTCAAGGATAACGAAAACAGCGAACACCCTTACGGCGTGGTCAGCCCCCGCGCGAACCTGCGGCGCGACAGCCGCAACAATGTGCTCAATCCCAGCAGCGGCTCGGAAGTGGAAATCAAGCTCACGCCCTTTACCGGCTTTTATCAGGAATCGTTCAGCGCCATGGCCGGAAGCGTGGCGGCCAGCGTCTATTACGCGCCCCTGCGCGACAAGGCGGGGCGGCCCGACGACCGGCTGGTGCTGGCGGGCCGGGTGGAAGGCGGGGCCATGGCCGGCTCGGCGCTGCGCAACATTCCGTCCAGCATGCGTTATTATGCGGGCGGCGCGGGTTCGGTGCGCGGCTACGCCTATCAGGCTCTGGGGCCGCGCGACAATGAGGATGACCCGCTGGGCGGGCGTTCCTACCAGATCGTCAATCTGGAGGCGCGCTTCAAGATAACCGAAAACATCGGCCTGGTGCCCTTTCTGGACGGCGGCATGGTCTACACGGACGAATTCCCGCGCATCATCGGGGATATGGATTGGGGCGCGGGTCTGGGCCTGCGCTACTACACGCCCATCGGGCCGGTGCGCCTGGACGTGGCCGCGCCCTTGCGGCGCATTGACGGCGATCCGCCGGTACAGGTCTATATCAGCATAGGGCAGTCCTTCTGA
- a CDS encoding DsrE family protein has translation MNYDLCLHIDSNDPAMLRLVLKNAANYIKGLPGENFQLAVVANGPAVTLFTNEHADLRELAAPLLAHGVRVMLCANALADNSIDDSRLWQGCTVVPAGLVEVVRLQREGFAYIKP, from the coding sequence ATGAACTACGATCTCTGCCTGCATATAGACAGCAACGACCCCGCCATGCTGCGTCTGGTGCTGAAAAACGCGGCCAATTACATCAAGGGCCTGCCCGGCGAAAATTTCCAGTTGGCCGTGGTGGCCAACGGACCGGCCGTGACCCTGTTCACCAACGAGCACGCGGACCTGCGCGAACTGGCCGCGCCGCTCTTGGCACATGGCGTGCGCGTCATGCTCTGCGCCAACGCCCTGGCGGATAACAGCATTGACGACAGTCGCCTCTGGCAGGGCTGCACGGTGGTGCCCGCCGGTCTGGTGGAAGTGGTGCGCCTGCAACGCGAGGGCTTTGCCTACATCAAACCGTAA
- a CDS encoding GNAT family N-acetyltransferase — protein MSTPSRAAASVAAEARWFIRRACAGDFPALAGLWRRSVEATHDFLLPGDLERIGAEVATVYLPGLGEVWLAEEGGRPAGFLGCDGPHVEMLFVKPELFGRGVGGALLRHARNRHGALRLEVNEQNARALAFYQRQGFVITGRSALDSAGRPYPLLHLAWRA, from the coding sequence ATGTCCACCCCGTCTCGTGCCGCCGCGTCTGTTGCCGCCGAAGCACGCTGGTTTATCCGCCGGGCCTGTGCCGGGGATTTTCCGGCACTGGCCGGACTCTGGCGGCGCAGTGTGGAAGCCACGCACGATTTTCTGCTGCCCGGCGATCTGGAACGGATCGGCGCGGAAGTGGCGACTGTCTATCTGCCGGGGCTGGGGGAAGTCTGGCTGGCGGAAGAGGGCGGCCGCCCGGCGGGTTTTCTGGGCTGCGACGGGCCGCATGTGGAAATGCTTTTCGTGAAGCCGGAACTCTTCGGACGCGGCGTGGGCGGCGCGCTGCTGCGGCACGCCCGGAACCGGCACGGCGCGTTGCGTCTGGAAGTCAACGAGCAGAACGCGAGGGCGCTGGCTTTTTATCAGCGCCAAGGCTTTGTGATCACGGGCCGTTCGGCTCTGGACAGCGCGGGGCGGCCATATCCTTTGCTGCATCTGGCCTGGCGGGCGTGA